Genomic DNA from bacterium:
CCCCCTCGCCGGTAATGGCATTCAGGCAGGCCGGAAGTGTGGCCACCAGAGTTTTCCCTTCTCCGGTAGCCATTTCAGCGATCTTCCCCTCATGCAGGACTATTCCTCCCATGAGCTGAACATCGAAATGCCGCATCTTCAGGACACGCTTGCCCGCCTCACGGGTTACGGCAAAGGATTCGCAGAGGATTTCATCCAGGATCTGCTTTCTTATCCCGGCCAAAAGCTTATGGATTCTCTCTGATTCCACCTTGTCTTTCAGGTCGAGGAGATTGAGCTGAGCCAGGCGCTCATCGCTGATTCCCTGTTCAGCTTTCATCTGCCGCATCTTCTCCTGGTAATACTGCCTGAACTTGTCAGTCCTGGCCCGAAGATCGGCATCACTTAAACGGCTCATCTCCGGCTCAAGAGCGTTTATCCGCTCTACGTATGTACCGAGCCGCTTTATTTCCCGTTCATTTTTACTTCCAATAATCTTGGTTAATAAACTTTGAAGCATTATCTAATAATCCTTTTTCCCAATACTATAGTTCTTATTTCCGGCTTCGCGGCTGCCCAATTGGCAATTTCTCAAGGTAAGCTTTATCACCTGAACTCTCGCGGGGCTGAAAAAGCAGGTCCTGCCTTTAAAAAAGCTTAGCCAAAAGGTATTTTCTCGGGTTAAGGCACCGGCCATCCTTGATGATTTCATAATGCAAATGCGGTGCAGTGCTTCTCCCCGTATTTCCAATATAACCTATAAGCTGGCCACACTCAACCCTATCGCCTGATTTTACAACATTTATCGAATTATGTCCATAGAGAGTGGAAAAACCGAAAGCATGCTGGATAATAATCAGATTGCCATATTCTCCTCTGCGGCCGCTGAAGGTAACAACTCCCTGGCTGACAGCATAAATCGGGGTTCCCAGGCGGGCAGCGATATCGATTCCCTTATGAAAGGCTATTCTCCCGGTAAAAGGGGATGTCCGATACCCGAAGGGAGAGCTGATCCAGCCGTAGGTAGGCCAGGGAGATGGCTGAAAGGACGGCCGCTCCTTTTCCTTTTGGCCTCTGATCGAGCTCAGAAGCTCCTCCCGGCTGCTGGATTCTCCCTTGCTATACTTGCCGTATTCCTGGGCAAGCAGCGCCATGTCGATCTCTTCGAGATCATCATCCGGCCTGGGCAGGCGAAATGAATCAATCAATACCGTGCCGGGTTTGAGAGATAATTCCTCGGTGCCGCATTCCAGGGTCCAGAACATGATCTGTCGGGAGGAGGAATTCCAATCCTCAGATAATGTTCCCTGATCAAGGCTAAGGTTAAGGGCTGGCTGCCTCTTCCCGTCCGTATCTCTTTCCGTTGGTGAAAACATGGATGGTACTGATGATGTATTCTCGCTTTTGAGAAGCGAATCGGGAGACACAGTCTCAAGAGAATGGATATTCGCCTCGGCCAGAGTCGGGGCTTCACACAGCGGAATTATCTTAATAAAATCAAAGGAGAAGCAAATACCAAAGACAAGAACAAATAAAAAAGCCATCAAAATCGTTCCGATATCCCTTTTCAGTATCTTAATCTGCACTCTCAACTTCCACCCCCTCAGTAATAATAGTGACACAGGTTAACTTGATCGTATCAGAACCATACCCCTCTTCTCCAGATGACAGTCCCCTTACCTGATTCAGGAAATATTCCGGCGCCTGCTCAAGAAGCTCGTCAGGTTAATTGTAGATTGCTTGGGATACAAATCGGCTAAAATGAAAGATATTCTCCTCTCCTATTCATCGGCAATAATGAAATAATCATCGGCACGAAACAACCCTTGCCCAAATAATGATTGTATTCCCGGATTTTTCCGGAGTACTCAAGAGGATGAATAATAGAACATTCAGGAGGATTTTTCAAGGGGATCTTCAGAATTGATCTCTTTTTTATTATTTTTCAATATGTTAATAGCTATCAAACTGCCAAAAAACGTACACCAAAGATCGCTGGAAAGTAATATGAAGAGAATGGCATTATTCCTCTTTGTCACCATTCTTTTTGGCCTTTCCGGGATCGCGTTTGTCGGGTTTATGTCGGAAGGGGATTATGATTTAAATTTTGACAAGGCATAACATACTAAATTTGCAATGCATATAACAAAGGTTGAAATAGAGAGTATTTTTAAGACCCATATAAAATTTTTGATAGTGTCGGGACCAAGGAAAGATATCGTTGATATTATAACCAAGAGGATAGCAAGAATGGCAGTTGTAAATATTATTCCTACCTCAAGCACTTTGTCCCATTTAGTCCGAGTTATAAGAGCTTCTTTGCAATCATTCCGTAATATATTTCAAAATGTCTTTTTCAACTCCTGGCTTATTCATTTTTGATCTTTTCTTTTACTAAATTAAAAAGAACAGGAGTTTCTCGTTCCATTACTGTATCTATTATTTTTTCAATTTCCTTGTCCATGTATAGTTTCGATGGGGAAATTTTTTCATTGAGATATTTAGCACCAGTAAGATCGCCATAGGTTCTCTCTGGGGTCCCGGATAAATAGAACAAAATAAGTTGCACTACCCTTGTCATAGGTCTCAGTGTAATATCCCTGCCACTTAGATTGGATATTGTTAGCGGCATTTGCCCCTCATACCCTGGATTGATATAAATCGGGGCGATAGAAATACCCAGTCTCGTAATACTGCTTCTTGGCATAATAAGACCTATCATATTTTCAGGGATATCTACTCTTTCATATAGCCCTATGTAAGTAGTATTACCGTTTTTTAATGAATGCTCTTTAAAACTCTCTTTTTTTATCTTGTCATCACCTATCTCTTCCCCTAAAGGATAGTCTTGCATATCGTACTTATAAAGAGCATCCCCTAACCGAAGATCTATAGAGGCTGACTGTATAAAATCTTCTTCTAGTGGGTCAACAATTTTTATTCCAGACGATATTAATTCTTTAATATCCTTGTCTGTTAAAACTCCATCTTTAACCATTTTCTCCTCAGTTTAGTTGATTAAATGAATATAATCATAAAAATTAACAAAATAATGGAATATATATTATCATACCTGTTCTCTTCGTTTCCAGTCAACTTTTTTTTTACAGCTTTCAACAAAAAAACGGGGCACTCCTGGTTGAGCGCCCCGACGATAGCGGTAAGCTGAAAATGAGATCTGCTGCTGTTTCCTGTGAGCCGAGCTGCTACGAGACTTAATCAAAACAGGAAGGCTGTCCTAAATATTTATGAAACAGGCACAGCGCATCAACCGGCGTAACCGTGCCATCTCCGTTGACATCAGCGCACTCAGGGCAGGGCACCAACCCCAAATAGCACCTGAAGGCGATCAGGGCATCCTGCGGCGAGATGCTTCCATCTGCATTCAAGTCTCCGCTACAGGCGGCTGGAGATGCGGTATCCTTGATAGCTCCATAGATGATGATTTTTTCCTGATCCACATAGTTCCAGCCGGCTTCCAGGATATCAATGTCCGTAGTGCCTGGCGGCAGGGGCTCTACTTTGATAATAGTCACTGACCGGGAGCAGGAACCGGCGTTATGGTCCCAGGTATTTTCATACGGCCAGATTACATTCTGATTCTTCGAGGTCGAAGACTGATCCGGAGGAGTTGCCGTTTTCTGCGGGACGACCAGCCGGAAAGGGCCTTCTCCATCCAGTGTATTTTGCTTGGTAAGGATGCCCGGCGTCAAATACGCGCCGTCACGTTTGACAGCCAGAATTGCCTTGAGCCCCCCTTTGACAAAGATGGGGTCGTTATGATTCCGGCCAGCACAGGATGGGGCACTGTAATCACACCAGCCGCCCAAAGCCGTATCCGCCTGAGAATCATACTGAAAGGATGCGGGGGGATAGACACCCCTGATATGATAAAGCTCCGGGTCAGGATCAGGGTCAAGAGGATGGTAATTGGACCATCCATCCGGCGCATAGGCTTTGATTCCGGTTGCCGAATCCAGAATACCGGCATCGTTCAGTAAAGTCTCCATCGGAACACCGGTGTATTCGGCATAGAAATCCCCCTGCCGTGAAGTGTTCATCAGCAGGAACTGGGTGTGCTGCGGCATGGCCTCCAATTGGGCTTTGCTGTAAACCCGAAAGGGAGCGACCTTTTTCGTCGGATCGTCACCGGCATCGCCCGGAAACCGGCTGGCCTCGATCTCCTCTTTATTCGTGAATCCATCCCCATCCGAATCGATATTTTCAATTGCCTTCACGGCAGCGGCATTCCGGCCAGCGTCATGGTAGGCCTTCCCATAGGCATTTATGGTAGTGAGAATATTACCGCTTCCATCATATCCATAGGAATAGTGGCACCACTGACAACTGCCCAGGTTGACCTTATTGCCTTTTTTTTCATATTGCCCGCCGCTGTGGCACAGGGCGCAGTGATCGAGTTTTGTCCCTGCCTTATCAGGATAAATGCTCAAAAACCTGCCTGAATCCTTCTCCCCCATGTGGTGATAAGCCGAAAAGGAAAGAGAAACAGAGAAGCTTACAACCATCAGGATACCCATGAATACTGCCTTTTTCATCATTTTTCCCTCCTTGCTTCTAAAAAGCTATGGTGAAACGTGTGGTGAGTACATACTCATCCCGTATGTAGTCTACCTCTCCATCAGGATTTACCCTTACCCGGATGGGATCGGAAAAATCAGTACCGGTATAATCCACGGTCAGACGATACAGGGGATCGATAATCCAATTTACGGCAACGCTGATTGCGTCCGCTTCCCTGGCCGAAACGAAGGCATCTTCCTTGATCCATTCTTTGTCTCCGGAAAAATGATCCGTGCGAATGGCCAGAACAAGCCCGCCGTCGTCGGCTGCTGCGCTGCGGTTATGCTTATCCCTGAGGTTTGCTGCGGGATTCTCCGTGAACTTTACCGGCTGGAGCACCCCTGACTGAAACCTGGGAAATTCTTCGGTCAGGAAGATGAGGACACTTGCATACCAGGATGAAAATACAGCCTTGCGGCCAGGCTTGCCGGCAGGTTGCAGCCCCTTGTATTTCAGGCCTAGATATTCCCCCATGAGAGCCACAGGGCCAATGGCCCAGGCTGCCTCGAACGCCCATCGATCCCGCTCCTTGACATTTTGCAGGACACCGAATTTGGTATTCTGGTTCAGCACA
This window encodes:
- a CDS encoding M23 family metallopeptidase; this translates as MQIKILKRDIGTILMAFLFVLVFGICFSFDFIKIIPLCEAPTLAEANIHSLETVSPDSLLKSENTSSVPSMFSPTERDTDGKRQPALNLSLDQGTLSEDWNSSSRQIMFWTLECGTEELSLKPGTVLIDSFRLPRPDDDLEEIDMALLAQEYGKYSKGESSSREELLSSIRGQKEKERPSFQPSPWPTYGWISSPFGYRTSPFTGRIAFHKGIDIAARLGTPIYAVSQGVVTFSGRRGEYGNLIIIQHAFGFSTLYGHNSINVVKSGDRVECGQLIGYIGNTGRSTAPHLHYEIIKDGRCLNPRKYLLAKLF
- the dcd gene encoding dCTP deaminase; translated protein: MVKDGVLTDKDIKELISSGIKIVDPLEEDFIQSASIDLRLGDALYKYDMQDYPLGEEIGDDKIKKESFKEHSLKNGNTTYIGLYERVDIPENMIGLIMPRSSITRLGISIAPIYINPGYEGQMPLTISNLSGRDITLRPMTRVVQLILFYLSGTPERTYGDLTGAKYLNEKISPSKLYMDKEIEKIIDTVMERETPVLFNLVKEKIKNE
- a CDS encoding GEGP motif-containing diheme protein, with translation MMKKAVFMGILMVVSFSVSLSFSAYHHMGEKDSGRFLSIYPDKAGTKLDHCALCHSGGQYEKKGNKVNLGSCQWCHYSYGYDGSGNILTTINAYGKAYHDAGRNAAAVKAIENIDSDGDGFTNKEEIEASRFPGDAGDDPTKKVAPFRVYSKAQLEAMPQHTQFLLMNTSRQGDFYAEYTGVPMETLLNDAGILDSATGIKAYAPDGWSNYHPLDPDPDPELYHIRGVYPPASFQYDSQADTALGGWCDYSAPSCAGRNHNDPIFVKGGLKAILAVKRDGAYLTPGILTKQNTLDGEGPFRLVVPQKTATPPDQSSTSKNQNVIWPYENTWDHNAGSCSRSVTIIKVEPLPPGTTDIDILEAGWNYVDQEKIIIYGAIKDTASPAACSGDLNADGSISPQDALIAFRCYLGLVPCPECADVNGDGTVTPVDALCLFHKYLGQPSCFD